From the Lemur catta isolate mLemCat1 chromosome 1, mLemCat1.pri, whole genome shotgun sequence genome, the window CGCGCGTGAGAGGCCCGATGCGCGTCACCGGCTGTCGGGGCACTCTCCGGGGCTGGGGGACAGCTTTCCGTGCCACTCAGTCCTCAGTCACCGTCGGCAGAACCCATTTCTTTTGTTCGTGGGTCTGGGTCCCCCTCCCGGGTTATTCTCGCAGGGCCCCTCCCTTTTCTCCTGCCGGCGCGGGACCCGTCCGGCTTGTCCTTGCTGACCCGAGAGCGGCTGGGGTTCGAGGGCGATGACGGAGAGGACCTGGCTgcgtctgggggtgggggttcgTCCCTCTCCCTCGCTCGCTCCCGCGCTCGCTTGCCCATTCTCGGGGATCCCTGTGGCGTCCTTGACACCATCCCTGGGGGTGTGAGGCTGAGAGTAGCACCTGGGAGTTCCcatgccacctcctcccagcTGGCAGCTCTGCAGAAACctcacctgcacctctgagcatCACGCTCAGGTCctggagacagggaggagggCTAGGGGGATCCAGAGATCCAGCCTGCCCAGACTTCTGCTCTCTGCTCAGCTAAGCACCCCACACTGAGAAATGAACACACTGATTCAAAGCAATGCAATCATCTGCATTTTATTTGCACCTCATTTGCAAGTTGTTAATTTCCAACCCTGCTCCTTCCACTCCAGGATCCTTCTTTCCCCATCTTCCCAATTCCCCCgaggcccagaaaaaaaaaaaaaaatgttggttttTGCCAAGGTAGACTCAGCCTTCTCAGCAAGTCTGCCCTGTGTTCTCAGGGGAAGCCTTTATTCAAGGCCACAGCAACAGTGGGAATCGTCCTAAGACCCCACCTTGACCGCAGGGAAGGCTGGATCTTGTCACAGGGCAGACTGATTTTGTGAGGAGAGCAGTATGATGAGCAGAGGTGGGAGAGCCCAGGGGATGAATGCTGGAACAGCACCCAAGAACTGGAGCCCACCTCCACCCTCTGGGCTGTCTCCAGGTCCTCAGAGGCGGGATGGGGTTCCTCCACCCACCACCACTGTCTCCCCAGTGATGTAGCTGGCATCTTCAGAGCACATGAAAGACACAACACCTGCACACTCCTCTGGCTTGCCTATCCTGGGGAATAGGGGAAACAAGGAAGGGAGTAAAAATCAAACAGGCCAGGCCCCTCACCTGGCTCACAGGGAATGAAATTTGCTTAATCAAGAAttatcaggccgggcgcagtggctcacgcctgtaatcctagcactctgggaggccgaggcgggagggtcactcgaggtcaggagttcgagaccagcctgagcaagagtgagaccccatctttactaaaaatagaaagaaattatctggacaactaaaaaaatatatatagaaaaattagctcggcatgatggtgcatgtctatagtcccagctactcaggaagctgaggcggaaggatcgcttgagcccaggagtttgaggttgctgtgagctaggctgatgccacagcactctagcctgggcaacagagcgagactctgtctcaaaaaaaaaaaaaaaaagaattaatcatatgatttttcagGACCAGTGTACAAGTTTCCTACCTATCAAATAGGGTTACCATGAGGATAAGCTGTTATAATTTAGTATAAACATGCTGTACTCTGCAAAAAACATTACatataatattcaaataatatagAGACCCGCTGTTTTTTAGAGAGCTCAGGACACCAAAATTCAAAGTTATATGGATAAAAAGGTGAGCAATTATTTTATACTTCACAACAATTTGTTTCACACGTGTGCATATGACTCAAGTGTCAGGGAGTCTGTGTGACAGCAAATGATTCCATTTGCAAATTTTGATTTACAGATAACTTTTTGAATCTATTATATATTTGTCCTTTAAAGCCAGgttcattttgtgaaaatgtGCTAATTCTCATTGCTTGCATAGTTAGGGAACACTTTAATCTGACTACCATAGAATGCTCTAGAGGTGGGTAGAGTGAGTAACTCAGAAGGCCTGAATTAGTGGTTCTCCATCCTAGCTGTACCTTGCAAGCATTTaagaggcttaaaaaaaaaaaatgctcagggCCCACCTTGGACCAACTGCAGAATCTCTAGGAGTGGAGCCTGAGCATCTGCAGTTTAAAAacttccccaggtgattctaacatgcatCTAGGATTGAGACACATGGGGCTAGATCATTCACTGGGGCTCTAGGATGACAATACCCACACTTATATTAATGAGTTGTGAACTAGGCCTGTAGTTCATGCCTGACATCAGAATGGCTTTGGGAAGATTTCAGACTCTGGGATGTTTGGACCAGTAAAGAGTTAGGCTTTGCTGGCCTTTATCCTTGAGGGGACAAGATGCAGAAGCTAAAGACAAGAGAGTACCCAGAAATCAGAAGGTGGAGAGAGCCAGAGAACAGAGGAAAGGGAGCCAGGCAGTTCAGCCAACTGGGCAAGACAGTAACTTCTGTAGGCAGGGGGAGTTTGGGGCTTAGTAAAGCTCTGCATTCCTTTTATTTGGATTGTAGGATCATCCACCTGAGCCTTGAAAATGTGACTCTTTATTCAAGGGGAACTAAAAAAGCATGGTTTTGCTTTTGGTCTCCACAGATGCCCGGCAGTAGAGGCAAAGACCTAGGTGGAGAGAAGAGTCAGGGCTTTTCCCAGAGCTTTGCTCTGCTGAGCACCAGATACCCCTGTGCTTGCCATCTGCAATGGAAGCAGACTCCCTGCCCAGGCTATTGCAGTGACACAGTGTTTATGAATTTGTGaagtctgggaggcagaggagagcaTGCCCATGTTATCTGTGGGACTGAGACAGTGAGCCGTGGGCTGTGTTCGGGACCATACCATTCCATCTCCGTCCCTCCTAGCCCTCCCCATGACAGCCTTACCTACTTATCCGAAGGGTTTCTTTCATGCTTTCCTCTTTTGCCTTGTCCATCCATAACTGCGGGAAGAAGGGAAACCTCTTTATAtacaagaagaggaaacagggggacagagagggaagaaacTGCCCGTCCTCACATTAACTGAGAGGAAGAATGGAGAgacacccctccccactcccgTTTCACTTCTGTATTTTCCTGGCTCCCAGCTCTCTCCACTGcccttttctgtttcattcacttCAGGTTCTAGGGAGGCATTTCACTGCATCTCTCCAATTCTCATCCACTTAAGGAGATAGGAAACAGTGAGAGTCGAGTCTGAATTCCTCAGTGTCCACCCTCCACCTCAGAAAGGAGTGAAGGAGTCTGGTCTGGGCAGGGCAGCTGGTACAGAGAGGGAACATGGGAAAgtcctgggtgtgtgtgtgggggggatggTGTGGTTGGGAGCTTAGGAGTCAGGTATTGGGCTCCCCCATCCAAGAAGATGGATGCCCTGCAAGGGGTCCCAGTGGGATGAAGGGCTCCCCTTCCTCACCATACTGCTGAAGCTAGTCTTGATAAGCCCAGGTGCCAGGCAGTTCACCCGAATGTTCCTTGGGGCCAGCTCTATGGCCAGGTTCTTGGTAAGGCCCAGCAATGCTGTTTTACTAACATTGTaagggcccaggccctggggaaaGAAGTGAATGGGTTAGAAGCATAGTTTCCAGGTCATTCTTGGTTCTTATTATTAGACATAAAGGGCAGTGGTCAATAGGGTATCTCCTGTAAGGGAGGGTCACAGTTAGGAAATTGCCATGTGGCTAAACCTCCCCTCAGGTGTCATGGAGGCAAGGCATCTATTGTGGGAAGGGTCTTGGTGGTGTGATTCTAAAAGGGGCACAAGCTGCTTTGGGCAGCTGGACGGGGGGAAAGACGTGAGATGGAGAATGGGATGGAAGTGGCAGACAAAACGGTTCTTACAGGAAATGGACTGAAGGCTGCTACGGAGGCCGTGATCACCACTGAGCCGCctctggaaaaagaagagagttGACCTTCTTCCCAGCTGGGGACACTCCCTCAGCCCCTGACCGCATCTCACCCAGCTCGTTCTCACTGTCTGTACCCTCGTTTCTCCATTTCCGGCACCACCGCCTTTGTCATCAGGACTGTGGCCTTCACATTAATGTCCAGAATCTGGAGCCGAGAGAAGGGGAGACAGCATGAGGGAGGAGCGTTGAGGAGGCCCGGCAATGAGGATCTGTAGCGGGCTCCTGTTTGTTAGAGCTGATGCGGATCTTAGAGGTGATCTACCTGGGCCTTACAGGTGATGAATCCAGAGTGCAGGGAGAAGCAGCTCTCACTGGCTCTTCAGCCAGATACATTAGGTTCAGATGAGAAAAAATGGAGCCTGGTTCATCTTGTCTCCTAACCAGCCAAGGAGGATTTGGCCCAGAATAGGCCTAAACCCTTAGAGATGGCTTGGATTTGAGCTG encodes:
- the LOC123620157 gene encoding dehydrogenase/reductase SDR family member 4; this encodes MQKTRLLLGRSARAWRSVRMASSGVTRRDPLANKVALVTASTDGIGFAIARRLAQDGAHVVVSSRKQQNVDRAVAALQAEGLSVTGTVCHVGKAEDRERLVATAVKLHGGIDILVSNAAVNPFFGSLMDTTEEVWDKILDINVKATVLMTKAVVPEMEKRGGGSVVITASVAAFSPFPGLGPYNVSKTALLGLTKNLAIELAPRNIRVNCLAPGLIKTSFSSMLWMDKAKEESMKETLRISRIGKPEECAGVVSFMCSEDASYITGETVVVGGGTPSRL